The proteins below are encoded in one region of Myxocyprinus asiaticus isolate MX2 ecotype Aquarium Trade chromosome 13, UBuf_Myxa_2, whole genome shotgun sequence:
- the LOC127450224 gene encoding TBC1 domain family member 16-like isoform X3 has translation MGVCCSDEACTCGQLVIASRESQYKILHFHHAGLDKLAEVFQQWKCCRETQLKDQVSDEKSCMQFSIRRPMLPSAEMHPEERLYRRLDVSSWLRHLNNSGQVVEEYKLRKAIFFGGIDPSIRGEVWPFLLHYYSYDSTSEEREAWRLQKRVEYQEIQQRRLSMSPEEHSEFWRKVQFTVDKDVVRTDRSNMFFRGENNPNVEIMRRILLNYAVFNPEMGYCQGMSDLVAPLLTEIQDESDTFWCFVGLMENTIFISSPRDEDMEKQLMYLRELLRLMLPRFHQHLTRLGEDGLQLLFCHRWVLLCFKREFPDTEALRMWEACWAHYQTDYFHLFLCVAIIVLYGDDVTEQQLATDQMLLHFSNLSMHMNGELVLRKARSLLYQFRLLPRIPCSLHDLCKLCGPGMWDSRYSPAVECSGEHADSQNCPYGGTHESPPLSSPNQPREGKRGSKTRDIFTFRKHS, from the exons ATGGGTGTCTGTTGTAGTGATGAGGCGTGCACGTGTGGACAGCTGGTCATCGCCAGCAGAGAAAGTCAGTACAAGATTCTTCACTTCCACCACGCTGGGCTGGATAAACTGGCCGAGGTGTTTCAGCAGTGGAAATGCTGCAGGGAGACCCAGCTCAAAGACCAG GTGTCAGATGAGAAGTCATGCATGCAGTTCTCCATCCGCAGACCCATGTTACCTTCTGCTGAGATGCACCCAGAGGAGCGGCTGTATCGACGGCTGGATGTCAGCTCTTGGCTCCGTCATCTGAACAACAGtggtcaggtggtggaggagtaCAAGCTCAGAAAG GCAATTTTCTTCGGGGGTATTGACCCGTCTATCCGTGGTGAGGTGTGGCCCTTCCTGCTGCACTACTACAGCTATGACTCCACCTCTGAAGAGCGTGAGGCCTGGAGACTGCAGAAGCGTGTGGAGTACCAGGAGATCCAGCAGAGAAG GTTGTCCATGAGTCCAGAGGAGCATAGTGAGTTCTGGAGGAAGGTCCAGTTCACTGTGGATAAAGACGTTGTGAGAACAGATAGAAGCAACATGTTCTTCAGGGGAGAGAATAACCCTAATGTAGAAATCATGAG ACGAATCCTGTTGAACTATGCTGTGTTTAATCCAGAGATGGGCTACTGTCAGGGCATGTCAGACCTGGTAGCTCCTCTACTGACAGAGATCCAGGACGAGAGTGACACATTCTGGTGCTTCGTGGGTCTTATGGAGAACACCATCTTCATTAGTTCTCCTAGAGATGAGGATATGGAGAAGCAACTG ATGTACCTGCGAGAGCTTTTGCGATTGATGTTGCCTCGGTTCCACCAGCATCTGACTCGGTTGGGTGAGGATGGACTACAGTTGCTGTTCTGCCACCGCTGGGTTCTTCTGTGTTTCAAACGTGAGTTTCCTGACACTGAAGCCCTGCGCATGTGGGAGGCCTGCTGGGCTCACTATCAG ACAGACTACTTCCATCTGTTCCTGTGTGTAGCCATCATTGTGCTTTATGGCGATGATGTTACCGAACAGCAGCTCGCCACCGATCAAATGCTGCTGCACTTTAGTAACCTCTCCATGCACATGAATGGAGAACTGGTGCTGAGGAAG GCACGTAGCCTGCTCTATCAGTTCCGCCTtcttcccagaattccctgcagcTTACACGACCTGTGTAAACTGTGCGGGCCCGGAATGTGGGATAGTCGCTACAGCCCTGCTGTAGAATGTTCCGGAGAGCATGCCGACTCTCAGAACTGCCCCTATGGAGGCACGCACGAAAGCCCACCCTTATCCAGCCCCAACCAGCCCAGAGAAGGCAAGAGGGGCTCCAAGACACGAGACATTTTCACCTTCCGGAAGCACTCCTGA